A portion of the Anabas testudineus chromosome 22, fAnaTes1.2, whole genome shotgun sequence genome contains these proteins:
- the chp1 gene encoding calcineurin B homologous protein 1, which produces MGSRASTLLREEEIEEIKKETGFSHSQITRLYSRFTSLDKGENGTLSREDFQRIPELAINPLGDRIINAFFPEGEDQVNFRGFMRTLAHFRPIEDNEKNKNPTASEPLNSRTNKLLFAFRLYDLDRDDKISRDELLQVLRMMVGVNISDEQLGSIADRTIQEADTNGDSSISFNEFIKVLEKVDVEQKMSIRFLH; this is translated from the exons ATGGGATCCAGAGCCTCCACGTTACTCCGAGAAGAAGAAATCGAAGAAATTAAGAAGGAGACTGGCT TCTCCCACAGCCAAATAACTCGCTTGTACAGCCGCTTCACCAGCCTTGATAAAGGTGAAAATGGCACCCTCAG CCGAGAAGATTTCCAGAGGATCCCTGAGTTGGCCATCAATCCGCTGGGAGACAGAATCATCAATGCCTTCTTTCCTGAGGG AGAGGACCAGGTAAACTTCAGGGGCTTTATGCGGACTCTGGCTCACTTCAGACCCATTGAGGACaatgaaaagaacaagaacCCCACTGCCAGCGAGCCTCTCAACAGCAGGACAAACAAGCTGCTCT tTGCTTTCCGTCTGTATGACCTGGACAGAGATGACAAAATCTCTCGGGATGAGTTGCTGCAG GTCTTACGGATGATGGTTGGTGTGAACATTTCAGATGAACAACTTGGCAGCATTGCTGACAGGACAATCCAGGAGGCTGACACAAATGGAGATAGCTCCATTTCCTTCAATGAATTTATAAAG GTCTTGGAAAAGGTTGACGTGGAACAGAAAATGAGCATCCGGTTCCTGCACtaa
- the lgmn gene encoding legumain, translating into MNPSVLLALFGLSLGLVAAFPSQEPDGGKHWVVIVAGSNGWYNYRHQADVCHAYQIVHKNGIPDEQIIVMMYDDLAQNTDNPTPGILINRPNGTDVYKGVPKDYTGDDVTPQNFLAVLKGDSSKIKGGSGKVLKSGPKDHVFVYFTDHGAPGILAFPNDDLHVEDLQNAIKYMHDNKKYKKMVFYIEACESGSMMTDLPNNINVYATTAANAEESSYACYYDEKRDTYLGDWYSVHWMEDSDVEDLTKETLLKQFKIVKTLTNTSHVQQFGNKTLAHMKVIQFQGNHKADSPPTSPVTLPPITNLDLTPSPDVPLAILKRKLMASNDIRVARGLLLEISTHLKVREKLAETMRKVVEKVTGNKLTTEQVLNDRANLSQHQCYKAAVNHYKHNCFNWHKPEYEYALRHLYALVNLCERRYPADSILMAMDSVCH; encoded by the exons ATGAATCCATCAGTCCTCTTGGCCCTGTTCGGCCTGAGTCTCGGCCTGGTGGCTGCATTTCCATCGCAGGAACCAGACGGTGGGAAACACTGGGTGGTTATTGTAGCTGGATCCAATGGCTGGTACAACTACAGACACCAG GCTGATGTCTGCCATGCCTACCAGATCGTCCACAAGAACGGCATCCCAGATGAGCAGATTATTGTCATGATGTATGATGACTTGGCTCAGAACACAGA taatcCCACCCCTGGGATATTGATCAACAGGCCAAATGGCACAGATGTGTACAAGGGGGTCCCTAAAGACTACACTGGGGAT GATGTGACCCCACAAAACTTCCTGGCAGTGTTGAAGGGTGACTCCTCGAAAATCAAAGGTGGCTCAGGAAAAGTTTTGAAAAG CGGGCCCAAAgatcatgtgtttgtgtacttcaCTGACCATGGGGCACCTGGTATTCTGGCCTTTCCTAATGATGAT cTCCATGTCGAAGACCTTCAAAATGCTATTAAATACATGCACGataataagaaatacaaaaag ATGGTGTTTTACATTGAGGCATGTGAGTCCGGGTCGATGATGACCGACCTGCCTAATAACATTAACG TGTATGCCACCACTGCAGCCAATGCTGAAGAGTCCTCTTACGCCTGCTATTATGATGAGAAGAGGGACACATATCTGGGTGACTGGTACAGTGTTCACTGGATGGAGGACTCGGATGTG GAGGACCTGACAAAAGAAACTTTGCTGAAGCAGTTCAAGATTGTAAAGACCCTCACAAACACCAGCCATGTCCAGCAGTTTGGAAACAAg ACATTGGCGCACATGAAAGTGATACAGTTTCAGGGTAATCACAAAGCAGACAGTCCACCCACTTCTCCAGTTACTCTGCCGCCAATTACAAATCTGGATCTGACGCCAAGTCCTGATGTTCCTCTGGCCATTCTCAAGAGGAAGCTGATGGCCTCCAATGACATCAGAGTTGCAAGGGGGCTGCTGCTGGAGATCAGCACCCACCTCAAG gtCAGGGAGAAGCTGGCTGAGACTATGCGCAAAGTGGTCGAGAAGGTGACCGGCAATAAGCTCACAACAGAGCAGGTTCTCAATGACAGAGCCAATCTGTCCCAGCATCAGTGCTACAAGGCTGCAGTCAACCACTACAAACACAACTGCTTCAACTGGCACAAACCTGAG tatgAATATGCTCTGAGGCATCTGTACGCTCTGGTGAACCTGTGTGAGAGAAGATACCCCGCCGACAG catCCTGATGGccatggactctgtgtgtcaTTAG
- the oip5 gene encoding protein Mis18-beta: MEYDKSILIKRIDDLKVIEEPDKQQMTLHCAQCNRVLGDSVGVCGEIQSMDSIVCSRVTNDVVISDAMVTGHKGELANCIYSSLKCHGCRCAVGKLIHSAPSHLATIRSLFLLSKSNISCYILNSSSMVKASMLTFDLKPLSDSIDEWRQQCEVHLDQMSHIKSKLADRSITSELDK, from the exons ATGGAATAcgataaaagcattttaatcaAACGCATCGACGATTTAAAGGTGATAGAAGAACCAGATAAACAGCAGATGACTCTTCACTGTGCGCAGTGCAACCGCGTCCTGGGCGACTCCGTCGGCGTTTGTGGGGAGATTCAAAGTATGGACTCCATCGTGTGTTCAA GAGTTACCAATGATGTGGTCATCAGTGATGCAATGGTGACAGGACATAAGGGGGAATTGGCTAATTG CATCTACAGTTCTCTCAAATGTCATGGCTGTCGCTGTGCTGTGGGGAAACTTATTCACTCAGCTCCGTCACATTTGGCCACGATTCGCTCACTCTTTCTCCTCAGCAAATCAAACATCAGTTG ttaCATCCTCAACAGCAGCTCAATGGTGAAAGCATCCATGCTCACATTTGATCTGAAGCCCCTCAGCGACAGCATTGATGAG TGGAGACAGCAGTGTGAAGTACACCTGGATCAGATGTCACACATTAAGAGCAAACTGGCCGACAGGAGTATTACCAGTGAACTGGACAAGTAG